In one Acomys russatus chromosome X, mAcoRus1.1, whole genome shotgun sequence genomic region, the following are encoded:
- the LOC127184554 gene encoding DDB1- and CUL4-associated factor 8-like, with product MSSKESNTNAAAEGAANESLLCCLGETSGALKDTETVSDSNTAGPEMCLTPNSDVADTGDSSVFSRPGTDENSGYGDHGYEGDRDNDNDKDDDNDDDDKSSLPSLEDSENLINVESSSSHRELEEGEDVEEQGVGRLFRHRELEASEVVEEQGVQSLGRVCELEAGEIVDAHRVRSLCRRYDLEPGEVVAEHGVRSLCRRYDLEPGEVVEEHGVRSLCLHYDLEPGEVVEEHGVRSLCRHYNLEPGEVVEEHGVRSLCRHYDLEPGEAMDEQEERSEMHEGPNDSTGKCQVTGIGKDSSLDEWMVLETSPLPRPRWNVLNALRDRQLGSSARFVYEACGARVFVQRFSLQYTLEGHGGCVNTVHFSQSGNLLASGSDDLKVILWDWLHQQPVFKFNSGHKNNILQAKFLPNCSDDLLAMCGRDGQVRVAQLSAMSVTHKTKRLVKHRGASHRLALDPDYPFRFLTSGEDAVVFNIDLRQRKPATKVVVTKQGRKKVGLYTINMHPANVYQFAVGGQDQFVRIYDQRKINENVNNGVLKKFCPHHLFTCDYPLYITSLVYNFDGTELLASYNDEDIYIFNSSDGDGAQYAKRYKGHRNNATVKGVHFYGPKSEFVMSGSDCGHIFIWEKSSCQIVQFLEADDGGTVNCIDPHPYLPLLASSGLDHGVKIWAPTAETSTKLTGLKKVIKSNKMKRDNFSLAHTSMFDNHRLWFLMSHTTQANYQRNWRGIRVEVGGDISDSSSSFEE from the exons ATGTCCTCCAAAGAGAGCAACACAAACGCCGCCGCAGAGGGCGCCGCGAATGAAAGCCTGCTCTGCTGCTTGGGTGAGACTTCTGGTGCCCTGAAGGACACAGAGACAGTTTCTGATAGCAACACCGCGGGTCCAGAAATGTGTCTGACACCAAACAGCGATGTTGCTGACACTGGAGACAGCAGTGTTTTCAGCCGTCCAGGTACTGACGAAAATTCTGGCTATGGTGACCATGGTTACGAAGGTGACAGAGACAACGACAACGATAAAGAtgacgacaatgatgatgatgacaaatcCAGCCTTCCCAGCCTGGAGGACTCTGAGAACTTAATTAATGTGGAAAGCTCATCCAGCCACCGAGAGCTTGAGGAAGGTGAGGATGTGGAAGAGCAGGGTGTGGGAAGGCTGTTTCGACAccgggagttggaggccagtgagGTTGTAGAAGAGCAGGGAGTGCAAAGCCTGGGCCgtgtctgtgagttggaggctggtGAGATTGTGGATGCTCACAGAGTGCGAAGCCTGTGCCGCCGCTATGATTTAGAGCCCGGCGAGGTTGTAGCAGAGCATGGTGTGCGAAGCCTGTGCCGCCGCTATGATTTAGAGCCCGGCGAGGTTGTGGAAGAGCATGGTGTGCGAAGCCTGTGCCTCCACTATGATTTAGAGCCTGGCGAGGTTGTGGAAGAGCATGGTGTGCGAAGCCTGTGCCGCCACTATAATTTAGAGCCCGGCGAGGTTGTGGAAGAGCATGGTGTGCGAAGCCTGTGCCGCCACTATGATTTAGAGCCCGGCGAG GCCATGGATGAACAGGAAGAAAGGTCTGAGATGCATGAAGGGCCAAATGACAGCACTGGGAAATGCCAAGTGACTGGCATTGGAAAAGATAGTTCCCTAGATGAATGGATGGTCTTAGAGACATCTCCTCTCCCAAGACCTCGATGGAATGTTCTTAATGCCCTTCGAGATAGGCAACTGGGTTCAAGTGCCCGCTTTGTGTATGAGGCCTGTGGGGCAAGAGTATTTGTGCAACGTTTCTCCCTACAGTATACTTTAGAAGGTCATGGTGGATGTGTCAACACTGTGCATTTTAGTCAAAGTGGTAACCTTCTGGCTAGTGGCAGTGATGATCTAAAAGTAATCCTGTGGGACTGGCTTCATCAACAACCAGTGTTCAAGTTCAACAGTGGCCACAAAAATAATATCTTACAGGCTAAATTCCTCCCTAATTGTAGTGATGACCTCTTGGCCATGTGTGGCCGTGATGGCCAGGTACGGGTTGCACAGCTATCTGCTATGTCAGTTACTCATAAGACTAAACGTTTGGTGAAACATAGAGGAGCATCTCACAGATTAGCTTTGGATCCAGATTACCCTTTTAGGTTCTTAACTTCAGGTGAAGATGCAGTCGTTTTCAATATTGACCTCAGACAACGCAAGCCAGCTACAAAGGTGGTAGTAACCAAACAGGGTCGTAAGAAAGTGGGACTGTATACCATCAATATGCATCCTGCCAACGTCTACCAGTTTGCTGTAGGTGGGCAAGATCAGTTTGTGAGGATTTATGACCAaaggaaaattaatgaaaatgtcaACAATGGAGTTCTCAAAAAATTCTGCCCTCATCACCTTTTTACCTGTGATTACCCGTTATACATCACCTCTCTGGTATATAACTTCGATGGCACAGAGCTCCTGGCTAGCTACAATGATGAAGATATTTACATCTTCAACTCTTCTGATGGTGATGGAGCGCAATATGCTAAGAGATATAAAGGACACAGAAATAATGCCACAGTGAAAGGTGTACATTTCTATGGCCCCAAAAGTGAATTTGTGATGAGTGGTAGTGATTGTGGACACATTTTCATCTGGGAAAAATCATCCTGCCAGATCGTTCAGTTCTTGGAGGCTGATGATGGAGGAACAGTAAACTGCATTGATCCCCATCCTTACCTACCTTTGCTGGCATCAAGTGGTCTAGATCATGGGGTCAAGATCTGGGCACCCACTGCTGAAACTTCCACGAAGCTTACTGGGTTAAAGAAGGTGATCAA